Proteins from a genomic interval of Streptomyces sp. NBC_01445:
- a CDS encoding DeoR/GlpR family DNA-binding transcription regulator has protein sequence MSAEERQREIVRAARRSGSVDVTVLAARLGVAKETVRRDLRALEDHGLVRRTHGGAYPVESAGFETTLAFRTTMHVPEKRRIAAAAAELLGDAETVFVDEGFTPQLIAEALPRDRPLTVVTASLATAGALAEAENTTVLLLGGRVRSGTLATVDHWTTKMLAGFVIDLAFIGANGISREHGLTTPDPAVSEVKAQAVRASRRTVFAGVHTKFGAVSFCRFAPVSSLEAIVTSTQLPASEAHRYALQGPQVIRV, from the coding sequence ATGAGCGCGGAGGAACGCCAGCGGGAGATCGTGCGCGCCGCACGCCGCAGCGGCTCCGTCGACGTCACCGTGCTCGCGGCCCGACTCGGCGTCGCGAAGGAGACCGTACGGCGCGACCTGCGGGCCCTGGAGGACCACGGCCTGGTGCGGCGCACGCACGGCGGCGCCTATCCCGTGGAGAGCGCGGGTTTCGAGACGACGCTCGCCTTCCGCACCACCATGCACGTCCCGGAGAAGCGCCGGATCGCCGCCGCGGCGGCCGAGCTGCTCGGGGACGCGGAGACCGTCTTCGTCGACGAGGGGTTCACCCCCCAGCTCATCGCCGAGGCCCTGCCGCGGGACCGGCCGCTCACCGTGGTCACCGCGTCGCTGGCCACGGCGGGCGCACTCGCCGAGGCCGAGAACACGACGGTGCTGCTGCTCGGCGGCAGGGTGCGGTCCGGCACCCTGGCCACGGTCGACCACTGGACGACGAAGATGCTCGCCGGGTTCGTGATCGACCTGGCGTTCATCGGCGCCAACGGCATCTCGCGCGAGCACGGCCTGACCACGCCCGACCCCGCGGTCAGCGAGGTCAAGGCGCAGGCCGTGCGGGCCTCCCGGCGCACGGTGTTCGCGGGTGTGCACACCAAGTTCGGGGCGGTCAGCTTCTGCCGGTTCGCGCCGGTCTCCTCGCTGGAGGCGATCGTGACCAGCACGCAGCTGCCCGCGTCCGAGGCTCACCGCTATGCGTTGCAGGGGCCCCAGGTCATCCGCGTCTGA
- a CDS encoding SAV_915 family protein, translating to MNDRIEADDAEPCEPTPAGPLFVPVRPGPGTCATRLFRTARGGRTAVGFTSERLLVDLLGPGQPWIRLAEPALRALTGPVGVTELTVDPSPAPAPAGHLG from the coding sequence GTGAACGACCGCATCGAAGCCGACGACGCCGAACCCTGCGAACCCACCCCGGCCGGGCCCCTGTTCGTCCCCGTCCGGCCGGGACCCGGGACCTGCGCGACCCGTCTCTTCCGCACCGCGCGCGGCGGCCGCACCGCCGTCGGCTTCACCAGCGAGCGGCTCCTCGTCGACCTGCTCGGGCCCGGGCAGCCGTGGATCCGGCTCGCCGAACCCGCCCTGCGGGCCCTCACGGGACCGGTGGGCGTCACCGAGCTCACCGTCGACCCGAGCCCGGCGCCCGCGCCCGCCGGCCACCTCGGCTGA
- the lysA gene encoding diaminopimelate decarboxylase encodes MAVTTVAAAIPAQSPDDLSVWPATTVRGPHGDPTVSGVELVDVAEQFGTPVHVLDETDVRARCRAYRSAFPGADVLYAARAFLCRAMVHWVHEEGLGLDVCSAGELELAVIAGLPPERIVFHGNAKSPDDLRAALRHGVGRIVVDSTSEIARLAAYVPRGTRQRVMARVVPGVAASRTGTDDQKSGLSIADGSAMHAVTRLVEQPGLELTGLHCHIGSQIDTVKPYVVAVRHLVGLMARIRDRHGITLPELDIGGGHAVAHRPGEHPLDVPELARRVRRELADACAQSDLPVPRLAVEPGRAVVARAGVALYRVLAVQRTGARVFVAVDGGVSDNPRPALHGVRYAPRLVGRRSTAAMRPVTVVGRHCEAGDVLASDVPLPDDVRAGDLLAVPVAGAYHLSTASGHHLVGRPPVVAVADGRARLLVRRESAEDLRGRDAGL; translated from the coding sequence ATGGCCGTCACGACCGTAGCCGCCGCGATCCCGGCGCAGTCGCCCGACGATCTCTCCGTCTGGCCCGCCACCACCGTCCGGGGCCCGCACGGCGACCCGACCGTCTCCGGGGTCGAACTCGTCGACGTGGCCGAGCAGTTCGGCACGCCCGTCCACGTACTCGACGAGACGGACGTACGCGCACGCTGCCGCGCCTACCGCAGCGCCTTCCCCGGCGCCGACGTCCTCTACGCGGCCAGGGCCTTCCTGTGCCGCGCGATGGTCCACTGGGTCCACGAGGAGGGCCTCGGGCTCGACGTGTGCTCGGCGGGCGAGCTGGAACTCGCCGTCATCGCGGGCCTGCCGCCCGAGCGGATCGTCTTCCACGGCAACGCGAAGAGCCCCGACGACCTGCGCGCGGCCCTGCGGCACGGCGTGGGGCGCATCGTCGTCGACTCGACCTCCGAGATCGCCCGCCTCGCCGCGTACGTCCCCCGGGGCACCCGGCAGCGCGTCATGGCCCGCGTCGTGCCGGGCGTCGCCGCGAGCCGCACCGGGACGGACGACCAGAAGTCCGGCCTGTCCATCGCGGACGGCTCCGCGATGCACGCCGTGACCCGCCTCGTCGAGCAGCCGGGGCTCGAACTGACCGGACTGCACTGCCACATCGGCTCGCAGATCGACACCGTGAAGCCGTACGTCGTCGCCGTGCGGCACCTCGTCGGCCTGATGGCCCGCATTCGCGACCGGCACGGGATCACGCTGCCCGAGCTCGACATCGGCGGCGGCCACGCGGTCGCCCACCGGCCCGGCGAGCACCCGCTCGACGTACCGGAGCTGGCCCGGCGTGTGCGCCGCGAACTCGCCGACGCCTGCGCCCAGTCGGACCTTCCCGTGCCGCGCCTCGCCGTCGAGCCGGGCCGCGCCGTCGTCGCCCGCGCGGGCGTGGCCCTGTACCGGGTGCTCGCCGTACAGCGCACCGGCGCCCGCGTCTTCGTCGCCGTCGACGGAGGCGTGAGCGACAATCCACGGCCCGCGCTCCACGGCGTCCGCTACGCGCCCCGCCTCGTCGGCAGGCGCTCCACGGCGGCCATGCGCCCCGTCACGGTCGTCGGCCGGCACTGCGAGGCGGGCGACGTCCTCGCCTCGGACGTGCCGCTGCCGGACGACGTACGGGCCGGGGACCTCCTCGCCGTGCCCGTGGCGGGCGCCTACCACCTGTCGACGGCGTCCGGCCACCACCTGGTGGGGCGGCCGCCCGTCGTCGCGGTGGCGGACGGGCGGGCCAGGCTCCTGGTGCGCCGCGAGTCGGCCGAGGACCTCAGGGGCCGTGACGCAGGGCTCTGA
- a CDS encoding NAD-dependent epimerase/dehydratase family protein, with the protein MPAPRTVLLTGAAGGLGTLMRGLLPAYGYELRLLDARPIEGEPDAITADLADRDALREAVRGVDAIIHLAGISLESSFDKILKANIEGLYNLYEAAREEGVRRIVFASSNHAIGYTPRPADGDPRVPVDTPRRPDTYYGLSKSFGEDLAQFYWDKFGQETVSVRIGSCFMEPTNVRMMSVWLSPGDGARLFDAAIRAEGVGHTVVYGSSDNTRVWWDLSSARALGYEPQDDSEQYAEKLIAEFGELDPANPDHTRMGGHFVTNPPIWPY; encoded by the coding sequence ATGCCCGCTCCCCGCACCGTCCTGCTCACCGGAGCCGCCGGCGGCCTCGGCACCCTGATGCGCGGACTGCTTCCGGCCTACGGTTACGAGCTGCGCCTCCTCGACGCCCGCCCGATCGAGGGCGAGCCGGACGCGATCACGGCCGACCTCGCCGACCGGGACGCCCTGCGCGAGGCCGTGCGCGGGGTCGACGCGATCATCCATCTCGCGGGCATCTCCCTGGAGTCCAGCTTCGACAAGATCCTCAAGGCGAACATCGAAGGGCTCTACAACCTCTACGAGGCCGCGCGCGAGGAGGGCGTGCGCCGCATCGTGTTCGCCTCGTCGAACCACGCGATCGGCTACACGCCGCGCCCCGCGGACGGCGACCCCCGCGTTCCCGTCGACACGCCCCGCCGCCCCGACACCTACTACGGCCTGTCCAAGTCGTTCGGCGAGGACCTCGCGCAGTTCTACTGGGACAAGTTCGGCCAGGAGACCGTGTCCGTGCGCATCGGCTCGTGCTTCATGGAGCCGACGAACGTACGCATGATGTCGGTGTGGCTGAGCCCGGGCGACGGCGCGAGGCTCTTCGACGCGGCGATCAGGGCCGAGGGCGTCGGGCACACGGTCGTCTACGGCTCGTCCGACAACACGCGCGTGTGGTGGGACCTGTCCTCCGCGCGGGCACTCGGTTACGAGCCGCAGGACGACTCGGAGCAGTACGCCGAGAAGCTGATCGCCGAGTTCGGCGAGCTGGACCCGGCCAACCCCGACCACACGCGGATGGGCGGTCACTTCGTGACGAACCCGCCCATCTGGCCGTACTGA
- a CDS encoding 5-dehydro-4-deoxyglucarate dehydratase encodes MTSAPLAARLSIPSGPLFFPVTAFGSDGTLDLDTFRTHVRQGVEAGAAAVFACCGTGEFHSLTPEEFQACVAAAVEETAGRVPVVAGAGYGTALAVRYARLAEEAGADGLLAMPPYLVVAGQEGLLRHYSELADATSLEIIVYQRDNAVFTPATVVALARHPKILGLKDGLGDLDLLQRTISAVRAEGPTDFLYFNGLPTAELTGLAYRGIGVGLYSSAVFCFAPDIALAFHTALRTGDDATANRLLDGFYRPLVELRNEGRGYAVSLVKAGVRLTGLDVGEVRPPLHEPTDDHVKRLAGIVERGRALLSETGDQA; translated from the coding sequence GTGACGTCAGCCCCTCTCGCCGCTCGACTCAGCATCCCCAGCGGGCCGCTGTTCTTCCCGGTCACCGCCTTCGGATCCGACGGCACCCTCGACCTCGACACCTTCCGCACCCATGTGCGCCAGGGCGTCGAGGCCGGGGCCGCCGCGGTCTTCGCGTGCTGCGGAACGGGCGAGTTCCACTCCCTGACCCCTGAGGAGTTCCAGGCGTGCGTGGCCGCGGCCGTGGAGGAGACCGCGGGACGGGTGCCGGTCGTCGCGGGCGCCGGGTACGGCACGGCCCTCGCCGTGCGCTACGCGCGCCTCGCCGAGGAAGCCGGCGCCGACGGGCTCCTCGCGATGCCGCCCTACCTCGTGGTCGCCGGCCAGGAGGGCCTGCTGCGCCACTACTCGGAGCTGGCCGACGCGACCTCCCTGGAAATCATCGTCTACCAGCGCGACAACGCCGTGTTCACGCCGGCGACCGTCGTCGCCCTCGCCCGCCACCCCAAGATCCTCGGACTCAAGGACGGCCTCGGCGACCTCGACCTGCTCCAGCGCACCATCAGCGCCGTACGCGCCGAGGGACCCACCGACTTCCTCTACTTCAACGGCCTGCCCACCGCGGAACTCACCGGCCTCGCCTACCGCGGCATCGGCGTCGGCCTCTACTCGTCCGCCGTGTTCTGCTTCGCGCCCGACATCGCCCTCGCCTTCCACACGGCCCTGCGCACCGGCGACGACGCCACCGCCAACCGCCTCCTCGACGGCTTCTACCGGCCGCTCGTCGAACTCCGCAACGAGGGCCGCGGCTACGCGGTCTCCCTCGTCAAGGCCGGCGTCCGGCTCACCGGCCTCGACGTCGGCGAGGTCCGCCCGCCCCTGCACGAGCCCACCGACGACCACGTCAAGCGGCTCGCCGGCATCGTCGAGCGCGGCCGCGCGCTCCTGTCGGAGACGGGGGACCAGGCATGA
- a CDS encoding S28 family serine protease has translation MLGGTVPAGAAQGNVVGAAAQQEDIQAQLAAIPGMTVVSVTDKEGYPFYTLTYAQPVDHRNPKAGTFTQRLTLWHKAAAKPTVFYTGGYTLSSSTREITKLLDANQVSIEHRYFAESRPKGAAGDDWSKLTVWQESSDEHRITQALRTIEKGKWLATGGSKGGMTATFHERFYPQDLDAVVAFVAPNDANNNDDSGYEDFFKTVGTPECRAALNAVQREMLVRRDALVPKFEADAAAAGDTFEETLGTTDRAYEFAVLDQVWNFWQSGTIDDCPTVPDAKKATDDELYTWSKGHGFSVYQDETLGTNGTGPYYRQAATQLGWADLKFKHLKDVRHYPDIYQPNSVLPAAMRGTYDGSAISGVDKWVKTRGERMMFVYGQNDPWSAEKFTPSKHDSYRYVVPGSNHGAAIAKLPADEQAKAVATIKRWAGVQ, from the coding sequence GTGCTCGGCGGGACCGTCCCTGCGGGGGCGGCGCAGGGGAACGTCGTCGGTGCCGCCGCCCAACAGGAGGACATCCAGGCACAGTTGGCGGCCATCCCCGGCATGACGGTCGTCTCGGTGACCGACAAGGAGGGCTACCCCTTCTATACGCTCACGTACGCGCAGCCGGTCGACCACCGCAACCCCAAGGCCGGCACGTTCACCCAGCGCCTCACGCTCTGGCACAAGGCGGCCGCCAAGCCCACCGTCTTCTACACCGGCGGCTACACCCTCTCCTCCAGTACGCGCGAGATCACCAAGCTGCTCGACGCCAACCAGGTCTCCATCGAACACCGCTACTTCGCCGAGTCCCGCCCCAAGGGCGCGGCGGGTGACGACTGGTCCAAGCTCACGGTCTGGCAGGAGTCCAGCGACGAGCACCGCATCACGCAGGCCCTGCGCACCATCGAGAAGGGCAAGTGGCTCGCCACGGGCGGCAGCAAGGGCGGCATGACCGCGACCTTCCACGAGCGCTTCTACCCGCAGGACCTCGACGCCGTCGTCGCGTTCGTCGCTCCGAACGACGCGAACAACAACGACGACAGCGGCTACGAGGACTTCTTCAAGACCGTCGGCACGCCCGAGTGCCGCGCCGCCCTGAACGCCGTGCAGCGCGAGATGCTGGTGCGCCGCGACGCCCTCGTCCCGAAGTTCGAGGCCGATGCGGCGGCGGCCGGTGACACGTTCGAGGAGACCCTCGGAACCACCGACAGGGCCTACGAGTTCGCCGTGCTCGACCAGGTCTGGAACTTCTGGCAGAGCGGCACGATCGACGACTGCCCGACCGTGCCCGACGCCAAGAAGGCCACCGACGACGAGCTCTACACCTGGTCCAAGGGCCACGGCTTCAGCGTCTACCAGGACGAGACCCTCGGCACGAACGGCACCGGGCCCTACTACCGGCAGGCCGCCACCCAACTCGGCTGGGCCGACCTCAAGTTCAAACACCTCAAGGACGTCCGCCACTACCCGGACATCTACCAGCCCAACTCGGTCCTGCCCGCCGCGATGCGCGGCACCTACGACGGCTCGGCGATCTCCGGCGTCGACAAGTGGGTGAAGACGCGCGGCGAGCGGATGATGTTCGTGTACGGGCAGAACGACCCGTGGAGCGCCGAGAAGTTCACCCCGAGCAAGCACGACTCGTACCGCTACGTCGTGCCCGGCTCCAACCACGGCGCGGCCATCGCCAAGCTGCCCGCGGACGAGCAGGCCAAGGCCGTCGCCACGATCAAGCGCTGGGCCGGCGTGCAGTAG
- a CDS encoding MFS transporter, protein MTFTSTATRGGSRLLLAGIVVSGFGTSAMWLAAGIWVKDLTGSDSLAALCAFALWAPTLAGPLLGTVADRTRRRPLLVASNLGLGLLLLSLLAVDSAGRLWILFAVLVAYGTCGVVTDAAEAALVPAVVGKDALGDFNGLRMTANEGMKLVAPLAGAGLFALYGGGSVALLDAATFAAAAGLYARLRIREPAPARRTTGVWARTAEGVRALWRQERLRPLVLAAAATMLLAGLNGAALYAVVDRGLGRSPSYAGVLYAVQGAGSVVAGLAAGGLLRRLGERRFAAAGIALFAAGAGLRPLPYDAVALGCSAAIGMGLPCVLIAVLTAVQRETPDALVGRAVATANTLMFAPNAVALAMGAGLIAVVDHRVLLPLLGAAGLVLACATARRPSA, encoded by the coding sequence ATGACGTTCACTTCTACCGCCACACGGGGCGGTTCCCGGCTCCTCCTGGCCGGCATCGTCGTGTCCGGGTTCGGCACCTCCGCCATGTGGCTGGCCGCCGGGATCTGGGTGAAGGACCTGACCGGCTCGGACAGCCTCGCCGCGCTGTGCGCCTTCGCGCTGTGGGCGCCCACGCTCGCCGGGCCCCTGCTCGGCACGGTCGCCGACCGCACCCGGCGACGGCCCCTCCTCGTCGCCTCGAACCTGGGCCTCGGCCTGCTGCTCCTGTCGCTGCTGGCCGTCGACTCGGCGGGCCGGCTCTGGATCCTGTTCGCGGTCCTCGTCGCGTACGGGACATGCGGCGTCGTCACCGACGCGGCCGAGGCCGCCCTCGTACCGGCCGTCGTCGGCAAGGACGCGCTCGGTGACTTCAACGGGCTGCGGATGACGGCCAACGAGGGCATGAAGCTGGTCGCCCCGCTCGCAGGCGCGGGCCTCTTCGCACTGTACGGAGGCGGGAGCGTGGCCCTGCTCGACGCCGCGACCTTCGCCGCCGCGGCCGGGCTCTACGCGCGGCTCCGGATCCGGGAGCCCGCGCCCGCACGCCGGACCACGGGCGTGTGGGCCCGCACCGCGGAGGGCGTACGCGCGCTGTGGCGCCAGGAGCGGCTGCGCCCCCTCGTCCTGGCCGCCGCGGCCACCATGCTGCTGGCGGGCCTGAACGGCGCCGCGCTCTACGCGGTCGTGGACCGCGGCCTCGGCCGCTCCCCCTCGTACGCGGGGGTCCTGTACGCCGTGCAGGGCGCCGGTTCGGTCGTGGCCGGGCTCGCCGCGGGAGGGCTGCTGCGGCGGCTCGGCGAGCGCCGGTTCGCGGCGGCGGGGATCGCCCTGTTCGCGGCGGGCGCGGGCCTGCGCCCGCTCCCGTACGACGCCGTGGCACTCGGGTGCAGCGCGGCGATCGGCATGGGCCTGCCGTGCGTCCTGATCGCGGTGCTCACCGCGGTCCAGCGCGAGACCCCGGACGCGCTCGTCGGCCGCGCCGTGGCGACCGCGAACACACTGATGTTCGCGCCGAACGCGGTGGCCCTCGCGATGGGCGCGGGCCTCATCGCGGTCGTGGACCACCGCGTCCTGCTGCCGCTGCTCGGCGCGGCCGGACTCGTGCTCGCGTGCGCTACTGCACGCCGGCCCAGCGCTTGA
- a CDS encoding TIGR03086 family metal-binding protein, with translation MPDATDQTAQQMVDFGPQTRLVARLADGVGEDQLNLATPCPEYAVRNLLGHILGLTVAFGDAARKNLSPTTDTSPTTFLPDITDGWRDALAKALDELAVAWRDPEAWQGMTRAGGVDLPAEVAGLVALDELVVHGWDLARTTGQEYDPEEAALGAAHAFLAQSTGPDRPPIFGPVVPVPDEAPLLDRVVGLSGRDPQWRPAP, from the coding sequence ATGCCCGACGCGACCGACCAGACGGCGCAGCAGATGGTGGACTTCGGCCCGCAGACGCGGCTCGTGGCGCGCCTCGCGGACGGGGTGGGCGAGGACCAGCTGAACCTGGCGACCCCGTGCCCGGAGTACGCGGTGCGCAACCTGCTCGGGCACATCCTCGGGCTGACTGTCGCCTTCGGCGACGCCGCCCGCAAGAACCTGAGCCCGACGACGGACACGAGCCCGACGACGTTCCTGCCCGACATCACGGACGGCTGGCGCGACGCGCTGGCCAAGGCGCTCGACGAACTCGCGGTGGCCTGGCGCGACCCGGAGGCATGGCAGGGGATGACCCGCGCGGGCGGCGTCGACCTGCCCGCCGAGGTGGCGGGCCTCGTAGCCCTGGACGAACTCGTCGTGCACGGCTGGGACCTGGCGAGGACCACGGGCCAGGAGTACGACCCCGAGGAGGCTGCCCTGGGAGCGGCCCACGCGTTCCTCGCGCAGTCCACGGGCCCGGACCGCCCGCCCATCTTCGGCCCCGTGGTCCCCGTCCCGGACGAGGCACCACTCCTGGACCGGGTGGTGGGGCTGAGCGGCCGCGACCCGCAGTGGAGGCCCGCCCCCTGA
- a CDS encoding MBL fold metallo-hydrolase — MALTLTVLGTASPHPRPGHPCSGYLLTAGDVRVWVDAGPGTFAELQRHTTPEALTAVWISHLHSDHWADLIAAAAGIGDGGLTVPAPLPVHAPAGCARRLAGFFGSDDPSQVAEVFDFRDLGDRHRADLGGGLILESRRVAHGGLEAYGLRVEYEGVVFAYSGDTGPCPELTELASGADLFLCEADIDRRRDGEPVHLTPEDAGAVARAAGVGELVITHVGPTLTAEAATARAGAVFGGRTSQACEGDVLRLRRKR, encoded by the coding sequence ATGGCGCTCACCCTCACCGTCCTCGGCACCGCATCGCCCCACCCGCGGCCCGGACACCCCTGCTCCGGATACCTCCTGACGGCAGGAGACGTACGGGTCTGGGTGGACGCGGGCCCCGGCACGTTCGCCGAACTTCAGCGGCACACCACCCCGGAGGCGCTGACCGCCGTCTGGATCTCGCACCTGCACTCCGACCACTGGGCCGACCTCATCGCGGCGGCGGCCGGCATCGGCGACGGCGGCCTCACCGTGCCCGCGCCCCTGCCGGTCCACGCCCCTGCGGGTTGCGCGCGGAGGCTGGCCGGGTTCTTCGGAAGCGACGACCCGTCGCAGGTCGCGGAGGTCTTCGACTTCCGCGACCTGGGCGACAGACACCGGGCAGACCTGGGCGGCGGCCTGATCCTGGAGAGCAGACGTGTCGCGCACGGAGGGTTGGAGGCGTACGGACTGCGCGTCGAGTACGAGGGTGTGGTCTTCGCGTACTCCGGGGACACCGGCCCCTGCCCCGAGCTGACTGAACTCGCCTCCGGAGCCGACCTGTTCCTGTGCGAGGCCGACATCGACCGACGGCGGGACGGTGAGCCGGTCCATCTGACCCCGGAGGACGCGGGGGCCGTCGCGAGGGCGGCGGGCGTCGGGGAGCTGGTGATCACCCATGTGGGCCCCACGCTCACCGCCGAGGCGGCGACGGCCCGCGCGGGGGCGGTCTTCGGCGGCCGGACGTCGCAGGCCTGCGAGGGAGACGTTCTCCGCCTCCGTCGGAAGCGCTGA
- a CDS encoding HAD family acid phosphatase, whose amino-acid sequence MRKSIRVAGIAAACALAGGAVYGTGAASAGGASASTTAEPHNIGLLTTEITSYYGATQDSAGVWQASADSQYAKDLARIEAGAKRQIAKAAKQHHGKGDKPAVVFDIDDTLLLSLDYEKKTNYVYNDASWKEYVAKADRPAVFGTPGLIDYAQSKGVEVFYNSGLGETQRAAAVENLKKVGIDVNLDADHVFLKDKTNPPAYLSGCATASAWNCTTVQYKSGTRKHIESLGYDIVGNFGDQYSDLEGGYADKTYKFPNPTYYVS is encoded by the coding sequence ATGCGGAAGTCCATCAGAGTCGCGGGGATCGCCGCGGCGTGCGCCCTCGCGGGCGGTGCCGTCTACGGTACGGGCGCGGCGAGTGCCGGCGGCGCGTCGGCGAGCACCACCGCCGAGCCCCACAACATCGGTCTCCTCACCACGGAGATCACCTCGTACTACGGTGCCACGCAGGACAGCGCCGGTGTGTGGCAGGCCTCGGCCGACAGCCAGTACGCCAAGGACCTGGCGCGCATCGAGGCGGGCGCGAAGAGGCAGATCGCCAAGGCCGCCAAGCAGCACCACGGAAAAGGTGACAAGCCCGCCGTCGTCTTCGACATCGACGACACCCTTCTCCTCAGCCTCGACTACGAGAAGAAGACCAACTATGTCTACAACGACGCCAGTTGGAAGGAGTACGTGGCCAAGGCGGACCGACCGGCCGTCTTCGGTACGCCCGGTCTCATCGACTACGCGCAGTCCAAGGGTGTCGAGGTCTTCTACAACTCCGGTCTGGGCGAGACGCAGCGCGCCGCCGCCGTCGAGAACCTGAAGAAGGTCGGCATCGACGTCAACCTCGACGCCGACCACGTCTTCCTCAAGGACAAGACCAACCCGCCCGCCTACCTCAGCGGTTGCGCCACCGCGAGCGCCTGGAACTGCACCACCGTGCAGTACAAGTCGGGCACCCGCAAGCACATCGAGTCCCTCGGCTACGACATCGTCGGCAACTTCGGCGACCAGTACTCCGACCTCGAGGGCGGCTACGCCGACAAGACGTACAAGTTCCCGAACCCGACGTACTACGTCAGCTAG
- a CDS encoding XRE family transcriptional regulator → MAPGHVAYGMRASYGMSHITPDHITAWERGTALPSSTELTALAGALWCAPHQLIGAPRTLREHRLARGLAVEDVARGIGLDVGAYQQMEATGQWGGNNRQSAALASVLALAPRDLISITGREDDLAQLLRDAVSTRWQAHVRAIAKLLSMERRDLDGALREMHQEYQTLMAATLSRAGGSIASGEAGQRYLDDIVDHFWQRVPSA, encoded by the coding sequence ATGGCTCCCGGTCACGTTGCGTACGGCATGCGCGCGTCGTACGGAATGAGTCACATCACCCCGGACCACATCACCGCGTGGGAGCGCGGCACCGCACTGCCCAGTTCGACCGAACTCACCGCGCTGGCGGGCGCGTTGTGGTGCGCGCCCCACCAGCTCATCGGCGCCCCGCGCACCTTGCGGGAGCATCGTCTCGCCCGCGGTCTGGCCGTCGAGGACGTGGCCCGCGGCATCGGCCTCGACGTCGGCGCGTACCAGCAGATGGAGGCGACCGGCCAGTGGGGTGGCAACAACCGCCAGTCCGCGGCGCTCGCCTCCGTACTCGCCCTGGCCCCACGGGACCTGATCTCCATCACGGGCCGCGAGGACGACTTGGCGCAGCTGCTGCGGGACGCCGTCAGCACCCGCTGGCAGGCACACGTTCGCGCGATCGCCAAGCTGCTCTCGATGGAACGCCGTGACCTCGACGGCGCGTTGCGCGAAATGCACCAGGAGTACCAGACCCTGATGGCGGCGACGCTGAGCCGGGCGGGCGGTTCGATCGCCTCGGGCGAGGCGGGCCAGCGCTATCTCGACGACATCGTGGACCACTTCTGGCAGAGGGTCCCCTCCGCGTAG